A single region of the Acidobacteriota bacterium genome encodes:
- a CDS encoding sodium/solute symporter (Members of the Solute:Sodium Symporter (SSS), TC 2.A.21 as described in tcdb.org, catalyze solute:Na+ symport. Known solutes for members of the family include sugars, amino acids, nucleosides, inositols, vitamins, urea or anions, depending on the system.), whose protein sequence is MELHFADHVVLVAYLAAMMFLGWRLARGQKTEEEYFLGGRRLPWFAVGVSIIASLLSSITYLASPGIVWRFGFGAFVSNLVAIPIDIVLILLLAIPFFVRFKFTTAYEYLEHRYNLSVRLLGATMFLIFVTVLMGVIVLVSSRALAVATGLPLVVVIGVIGVVATVYTMMGGIRAVVWTDVIQAALLVGGGLFAIGYVAYTTGSGPLDWYHVVSARDNESFTFFSPDPTQAGTVVTMTLSAVIWTLTAHCANQMTLQRYFSTVDVRAAKRSFVTSIVVSITISFLLAVIGASLVYYYTQGPAVLPEHFDLASGKDRDAIFPFFVASRIPPGLAGAIFAALLAAAMSTIDSGVNSWATVATVDFGRLRKKPSTGNRVFQARVITLIVGLVVTVSAIYLDGVTGMDDILTILPKTFNSLVGSMGALFLAGMLFPRVSSRAVWPAAFIGLAVALGVAYSRDLLQLMDPSTHQAMAGVLGADFTQRLVEKGMGFTWIILLSAIAALGSAWLLSFVFPNKDLDRIKGLTWATRHEPSPFTRKKLV, encoded by the coding sequence ATGGAACTTCATTTCGCGGATCACGTGGTTTTGGTCGCCTATCTGGCGGCCATGATGTTTTTGGGCTGGCGGCTCGCCAGGGGGCAGAAGACCGAAGAAGAGTACTTCCTGGGCGGGCGGCGCCTCCCCTGGTTCGCCGTCGGAGTCAGCATCATCGCGTCGCTCCTCTCCAGCATCACCTATCTGGCGAGTCCCGGCATCGTCTGGCGATTCGGCTTCGGCGCCTTCGTGAGCAACCTGGTGGCCATTCCCATCGACATTGTCCTGATCCTGCTCCTGGCCATCCCCTTCTTCGTCCGGTTCAAGTTCACCACTGCCTACGAATACCTGGAGCACCGGTACAACCTCTCGGTGCGCTTGCTGGGCGCCACCATGTTCCTCATCTTCGTCACCGTGCTCATGGGGGTGATCGTGCTGGTCTCCTCACGTGCGCTGGCCGTGGCCACAGGGCTGCCCCTGGTGGTGGTCATCGGGGTGATCGGAGTCGTCGCCACCGTGTACACCATGATGGGAGGGATCCGGGCCGTGGTCTGGACCGACGTGATTCAGGCGGCTCTCCTGGTGGGAGGAGGGCTGTTCGCCATCGGCTACGTGGCCTATACCACCGGTTCGGGACCGCTGGACTGGTACCACGTGGTGAGCGCCCGGGACAACGAGAGCTTCACCTTCTTTTCCCCCGACCCCACCCAGGCCGGCACGGTGGTGACCATGACCCTCTCGGCGGTGATCTGGACGCTGACCGCCCATTGCGCCAACCAGATGACCCTGCAGCGCTACTTCAGCACCGTGGACGTCCGGGCCGCCAAGCGCAGCTTCGTCACCAGTATCGTGGTCAGCATCACGATTTCCTTCCTTCTGGCCGTCATCGGCGCCTCCCTGGTCTACTACTACACGCAGGGTCCGGCAGTCCTCCCCGAGCATTTCGACCTGGCCAGCGGCAAGGATCGGGACGCCATCTTCCCCTTCTTCGTGGCTTCCAGGATTCCGCCGGGACTGGCCGGGGCCATCTTCGCCGCCCTTCTGGCGGCGGCCATGTCCACCATCGACTCGGGGGTCAATTCGTGGGCCACCGTAGCCACCGTGGACTTCGGCCGGCTCCGGAAGAAACCGTCCACCGGAAACCGTGTCTTCCAGGCCCGGGTCATCACCCTGATCGTGGGGTTGGTGGTGACCGTATCGGCCATCTACCTGGACGGAGTCACGGGAATGGACGACATCCTCACCATACTGCCCAAGACCTTCAACTCCCTGGTGGGGTCGATGGGAGCGCTGTTCCTGGCGGGGATGCTATTCCCGCGGGTGAGCAGCCGCGCCGTCTGGCCGGCGGCGTTCATCGGCTTGGCGGTGGCTCTGGGAGTGGCCTATTCGCGCGACCTGCTGCAGCTCATGGACCCCTCCACCCACCAGGCCATGGCCGGCGTGCTGGGAGCGGACTTCACTCAGCGCCTGGTGGAAAAGGGGATGGGATTCACCTGGATCATCCTCTTGTCGGCCATCGCCGCCCTGGGTTCCGCGTGGCTGCTGAGCTTCGTCTTTCCCAACAAGGACCTGGACCGGATCAAGGGCCTGACCTGGGCCACGCGCCACGAGCCCTCGCCGTTCACGCGAAAGAAGCTGGTGTGA